Proteins from a genomic interval of Syntrophomonadaceae bacterium:
- a CDS encoding stage II sporulation protein P, whose protein sequence is MSGLRWAGRKAYRPSRFWNNSFIPILVIVLGATIFLIASFFWGSPGTGGSESQPSASEQQESLLVHLLTGVSAETLKGVLRQGFAIVAIAGEVPSVERQPGDFLQSAVKTFAQVDIFDPRSFLASQMAVLDVVPVAAAPVMARYVEDEQGEDAQSGQLVELPPEEEVVQPEPPPVVPSGAALVAIYNTHNSEAYVPTEGREKLEGKNAGVVKVAETLANTLSGRYGIKTVRSEKIHDYPNWARSYTNSEQTLKELLSANPGIQVALDIHRDAGLRQKEVVTINGKKAAKVLIIVGSDRRLNHPAWRQNLKFAQRVAAKLEALYPGLSKGVRIQDGRYNQHLHQRALLLEIGSTKNTLEEAKRAVELVAHVMAEVLRDMGIKPGS, encoded by the coding sequence TTGTCGGGACTGCGTTGGGCAGGCAGAAAGGCCTACCGCCCTTCTCGTTTTTGGAACAACAGCTTCATTCCAATCCTGGTCATTGTTTTAGGCGCAACAATTTTTTTGATTGCCAGCTTTTTTTGGGGTTCACCTGGAACCGGCGGATCGGAAAGCCAACCATCGGCATCTGAACAACAAGAAAGCCTCCTGGTCCACTTGTTAACAGGAGTAAGCGCGGAGACACTGAAAGGAGTTCTGCGACAGGGTTTTGCTATAGTTGCCATAGCAGGGGAAGTACCCAGCGTTGAAAGGCAGCCGGGAGACTTTTTGCAGTCTGCAGTCAAGACTTTTGCCCAGGTGGATATATTCGACCCCAGAAGTTTTTTGGCCTCTCAAATGGCAGTTCTTGACGTAGTACCGGTAGCTGCTGCACCAGTAATGGCCAGGTATGTGGAGGATGAGCAAGGTGAAGATGCCCAAAGCGGCCAGCTGGTTGAACTGCCACCCGAGGAAGAGGTTGTTCAACCGGAACCGCCGCCGGTAGTACCAAGCGGCGCTGCTTTAGTAGCTATCTATAACACCCACAATTCCGAAGCTTATGTGCCGACAGAGGGCAGGGAGAAACTGGAAGGGAAGAACGCCGGAGTAGTTAAAGTGGCGGAAACTCTGGCTAATACGTTATCCGGCAGGTACGGGATAAAAACGGTCCGGTCTGAAAAAATCCATGATTATCCCAACTGGGCCCGGTCTTATACCAACTCTGAGCAAACCCTCAAGGAGCTTCTTTCGGCTAACCCTGGTATTCAGGTCGCGCTGGATATTCACCGGGATGCCGGATTAAGGCAGAAGGAAGTCGTAACTATAAATGGCAAAAAAGCAGCAAAAGTTCTCATAATTGTAGGTAGCGACAGGCGTTTGAACCACCCGGCCTGGAGACAAAACCTTAAATTTGCTCAACGAGTTGCAGCAAAGTTGGAAGCCCTATATCCCGGGTTGTCTAAAGGCGTCCGCATTCAGGACGGCCGTTATAATCAACACCTGCACCAAAGGGCTTTGTTGCTGGAGATTGGCAGCACCAAAAATACTTTGGAGGAAGCTAAAAGAGCTGTTGAGCTGGTTGCCCATGTAATGGCTGAAGTCCTGCGGGATATGGGTATTAAACCCGGCAGTTAA
- a CDS encoding phage holin family protein has translation MVGAAVRFVVSALVLMLVGWLLPGIQVAGFTGALIAAIVIAVLGFLAESLLGKKVSPQNRGIIGFVTAAVVIYLAQFIVPQFLSVNILGALLAALVIGVIDIFVPTELR, from the coding sequence ATGGTTGGTGCAGCGGTTCGCTTTGTAGTATCTGCGCTGGTCCTGATGCTGGTTGGTTGGCTATTGCCAGGTATCCAGGTAGCAGGTTTTACTGGGGCTCTTATTGCCGCAATAGTTATTGCCGTATTAGGTTTTTTAGCGGAGAGCCTTTTAGGGAAAAAAGTATCTCCTCAGAACCGGGGTATTATCGGATTTGTCACCGCGGCAGTTGTTATTTACCTGGCTCAGTTTATTGTGCCACAGTTTTTATCGGTAAATATCCTGGGAGCCTTGCTTGCAGCTCTGGTAATCGGGGTAATCGATATCTTTGTTCCTACAGAGCTCAGATAA
- the rpsT gene encoding 30S ribosomal protein S20 — translation MANIKSAEKRVEINRRNALRNSATKSQVKTAIKKFEANLNETNLINAVKNIDKAVTKGVLHKNTAANKKSRLQKKYNATAGMQ, via the coding sequence TTGGCAAATATAAAATCCGCAGAGAAAAGGGTTGAAATAAACCGCCGCAATGCCCTGCGCAATTCTGCGACTAAATCCCAGGTCAAAACGGCTATAAAAAAATTCGAAGCAAACTTAAACGAGACGAACCTAATAAATGCCGTTAAAAATATCGATAAGGCCGTCACAAAAGGCGTACTGCATAAAAATACCGCCGCCAACAAAAAATCCAGGCTGCAAAAGAAATACAACGCCACAGCAGGCATGCAGTAG